Part of the Weissella coleopterorum genome is shown below.
CAATCACCTTAATGCTAATCAATCTAAGGCATAAGCATAAATTAAATAGTTAAATCAAAAAGCTATTTCTGACAATGTTGTTTGAAATAGCTTTTTAAATTTTTATAAAAACAGTGAATTTAAAAAATAATGTTGATAAATTAGCAATGACTTGATGAAAATTAGATATTTATGCTAAAATTAATTAGTTTGTTAAGATGCGGGGAAATTTGTTTTTAAGGAATAGGGTGCTAAGATGAGTAAAATTTTGATAATTGAAGATGAGGCAAATTTAGCACGGTTTGTTGAGTTAGAATTACAACATGAAGGTTATGAAACGACGGTTACTGATAATGGTCGTACAGGGTTAGAGACGTCATTAAATGATAATTTTGATCTTATTTTATTAGATTTAATGTTGCCGGAATTAAGTGGATTAGAAGTTGCACGGCGACTTCGTGAAGTTAAAAATACACCGATTATAATGATGACCGCCCGTGATTCAGTGATTGATCGTGTCTCAGGTTTAGATTATGGGGCGGATGATTATGTGGTGAAGCCATTTGCTATTGAGGAATTATTAGCACGTATTCGGGCTTTACTGCGACGGATTAATATTGAAACTGAGGAACACGCTAGTCATCAAAGTATTGTCAAGTATCGCGATTTGGTGGTTGAAAAAGAAAATCGCATTGCTCGTCGCGGTGATGAAATTATTAATCTTACAAAACGTGAATACGAGTTGCTCGTGATTTTGATGGAGAATATTAACGTAGTTCAGTCCCGAGAAGTTCTGTTAGCCAAAGTCTGGGGCTATGATGACAATGTTGAAACTAATGTTGTGGATGTTTATATTCGCTACTTGCGTAATAAAATTGATTATAGTGATTCGAAAACTTCGTATATTCAAACGGTTCGTGGAACAGGATACGTAATGCGTCAATAGAATTTGGAGAGATACAATGGATAAAACAGCCATTGTTAAAAATAATCCCAAGCAAAAGTCAGGTTTGTCCCTCAAATGGAAGTGGGCTATGGGCTCAGCCTTGGGCTTTTTTTTAATATTTATAATTTTTAGTTATATCTTAATTGTTGCCTTTACCAATCGAATGTTGGTGGATGAAAAGTCTTCAACGCGAGCTTCATTGAATTGGGTAGCTCAAAGTTTACAAAAAGTGCCAATTTATAATTTAGAGCCACAGAAAATTGAATCAGAAATTGTTGGTGATAATGCACTTTCGCAAAAACAAGAGGTTGGATTAGTTGAAACTATGCGAACCGACTTTAAAATTACAATTTACGACGGAACAAATGAGGTTTACCCAAAACATACAAAACAAGCTATCCAATTAGTTGATCAGAAGATAAAACTTGAACATGATGCCCGAGGTCGGCGTGCCTTAGTAGGGTATAAGAAGATTCAAAATTCAACAGGTCAAACAATTGGGATGATTCGGTTAGTAAATCATCTCGATCGATTTAATCGACTATTTAATCGAATTTATCTCATTACCCTAGTGGCAACACTTTTGGGGTTGTTTTTCATTGCCATTTGGGGTTATTGGTTAGCTGATTATCTGCTCCGCCCAATGGAAGATATTAAAAAAGTCGTTGATGCTGCTCGAATAGATGCTCAATCTCAAACGAGAGTGGATCTAGCCGGTACTAGAAATGATGAATTAACCGATTTGGGTAAAATCGTCAATCGAAGTCTTGATCAGATGCAACGCACGATGTTGACTCAGCATCAATTCGTAGAGGATGTTTCGCATGAATTACGAACGCCGGTTGCGATTGTCAAAGGGCACATGGATTTGCTAAATCGATGGGGTAAAAATGATCCTAAAATTTTAAATGAATCAATTGAAGCCTCATTGAATGAAATCAATCGGATGCAGGGATTAGTTCAAGAAATGTTAGATCTGACTCGAGCAGATCAAGTTGAATTAGCTTTTAAAGATGGGAATACGGATACTCGTGAAGTAGTTAAGGCGGTCTATAATAATTTTAAAATGATTCATGATGATTTCACTTTTATTCTTGATGATGACTTGAAGAAACCTACAATGGTAAATATGTCACGGGACCATTTAGAGCAAATCATGATTATTTTATCGGACAACGCAGTTAAATATTCTCGTGATCGTAAAGAAATTCACTATTCTGTTGCTAGAAGCGGAGGACAAGTTCAAATTGCGGTTCAAGATTTTGGTGAAGGCATCAGCCCCAAGGAAGCTCAACATGTTTTTGATCGCTTTTATCGAATTGATAAAGCACGTTCCAGAAAACAGGGTGGTAACGGGCTGGGACTAAGTATTGCTCAAAAATTAATCGAAGGTTATGGGGGACAATTGTCTTAGAATCTGTGGAAGGACACGGATCCATTTTTAGAATTACATTACCAATTAAAAATGATGAATCAAAGAAAGATACACCATTTGGTGAGATATATTAAAGATAGTATGTGAAAAAAGGCGCTAGCGTTGTATAATGGACTTATACAAATGAAAGCGTTTTTTTATTATCGGAGGATATAACAATGAAAGTTGCAATTATTGGATGTACACACGCAGGAATTTTTTCAGCTCGTGGAATTTTGGAAACAGATCCGAACGCTGAAATCACTGTTTTTGAAAAGAATGATACCGTCTCATTTCTTTCATGTGGAATTGCCTTATGGGTTGGTGATCATGTCTCTGATCCTGAAAAAATGTTTTATGATTCTGTTGAGGCCATGCAACATGACGGTATTGAAATGAAAATGAAGCATGAAGTAACTAAAGTTGACTTAGATGATAAAACGATAACGTATGAAAACTTAAATAATAACCAAGAAACAACTGATCAGTTTGATAAAATTGTCGTAACGACTGGCTCAAAACCAGTAATGCCACCAATTCCTGGAATTGAGGGTAAAAATATTTATCTATGCAAAAATTGGGATGATGCCAAGGCTATTAAGGAGGCTTCTAAGGATGCCAAATCAGCTATCGTAATCGGGGCTGGTTATATTGGGGCAGAAATTGCAGAACAGTTCTCTGTGAATGGTATTAAAACAACATTAATTGATGGATTAGACCGTGTTTTAGCCAAGAATTTTGATCAAGATATCACAGATGAAGTTGAGCTTGAGTATCAAAAGCATGATGTTACTCTAGCACTAGGTCAAATGGTTAAATCTTTTGAATCACATGATGGGGGTGTTACGGTAAACACTGATAAAGGATCTTATGAAGCTGAGATCGTTGTGTTAGGAATTGGCTTCTTGCCTCGAACAGATTTATTTACTGGTCAAGTTAAGATGATTGATAATGGCGCCATCATTGTGGATAAATACATGCAAACGTCAGTTAAGGATGTCTTTGCTGCTGGGGACTCAGCAACGGTGTTTTATAATCCAACGCAACAAGATGATTATATTCCATTAGCCACAAATGCTGTTCGTCAAGGAATATTAGTTGGTAAAAACATTTTAAAACCTCAAGTTGCATATTTAGGAACTCAATCGACCTCAGCAGTTGAACTTTATGGTAAAGCTATGGCTAGCTCTGGCTTAAATCAACAATTGGCAAAATCTCGTGGGATTGACGGCATTAAAACGGTAACAATTGAACAAGATTACCGGCCTGATTTTATGTTGACTACGACACCAGTTCGCGCCACACTAG
Proteins encoded:
- a CDS encoding sensor histidine kinase translates to MDKTAIVKNNPKQKSGLSLKWKWAMGSALGFFLIFIIFSYILIVAFTNRMLVDEKSSTRASLNWVAQSLQKVPIYNLEPQKIESEIVGDNALSQKQEVGLVETMRTDFKITIYDGTNEVYPKHTKQAIQLVDQKIKLEHDARGRRALVGYKKIQNSTGQTIGMIRLVNHLDRFNRLFNRIYLITLVATLLGLFFIAIWGYWLADYLLRPMEDIKKVVDAARIDAQSQTRVDLAGTRNDELTDLGKIVNRSLDQMQRTMLTQHQFVEDVSHELRTPVAIVKGHMDLLNRWGKNDPKILNESIEASLNEINRMQGLVQEMLDLTRADQVELAFKDGNTDTREVVKAVYNNFKMIHDDFTFILDDDLKKPTMVNMSRDHLEQIMIILSDNAVKYSRDRKEIHYSVARSGGQVQIAVQDFGEGISPKEAQHVFDRFYRIDKARSRKQGGNGLGLSIAQKLIEGYGGQLS
- a CDS encoding response regulator transcription factor: MSKILIIEDEANLARFVELELQHEGYETTVTDNGRTGLETSLNDNFDLILLDLMLPELSGLEVARRLREVKNTPIIMMTARDSVIDRVSGLDYGADDYVVKPFAIEELLARIRALLRRINIETEEHASHQSIVKYRDLVVEKENRIARRGDEIINLTKREYELLVILMENINVVQSREVLLAKVWGYDDNVETNVVDVYIRYLRNKIDYSDSKTSYIQTVRGTGYVMRQ
- a CDS encoding FAD-dependent oxidoreductase produces the protein MKVAIIGCTHAGIFSARGILETDPNAEITVFEKNDTVSFLSCGIALWVGDHVSDPEKMFYDSVEAMQHDGIEMKMKHEVTKVDLDDKTITYENLNNNQETTDQFDKIVVTTGSKPVMPPIPGIEGKNIYLCKNWDDAKAIKEASKDAKSAIVIGAGYIGAEIAEQFSVNGIKTTLIDGLDRVLAKNFDQDITDEVELEYQKHDVTLALGQMVKSFESHDGGVTVNTDKGSYEAEIVVLGIGFLPRTDLFTGQVKMIDNGAIIVDKYMQTSVKDVFAAGDSATVFYNPTQQDDYIPLATNAVRQGILVGKNILKPQVAYLGTQSTSAVELYGKAMASSGLNQQLAKSRGIDGIKTVTIEQDYRPDFMLTTTPVRATLVWDEKTRAVLGGSFYSEHDISQTANALSLAIQNKMTIDELALSDFLFQPNFSQPINFLGAVAMAAAKK